TCATCACCTCACGCAGGGTGATGTCCTCTTCCACATAAAAGACAACCGGCCTCGGCGTCATGATTTCCTTCACGGTCAGGTCGTTGAGTTTCAGCATGTTCGCCATCCACTCGACTTCCTCGTGCAGGATCGCGCCGCTGCCCGCAGCCAGACGCGCTTCGGAAAGGATGTCCTCCTCGGAGTGCGTGAACGCCGATCGCGCGGACGGACGCACGAAACGCACGGTGAGCTCGCAAATCTTTACGAGCGGCCAGAGCACCACGATGAGCACCCAGATCGGACGCGCGATAAGCGGCGAGATGAGATTGGCGTGAACAACGCCGATGGTCTTCGGCAACACCTCGGAGAGCAGCAGGATGGCCAGCGTGAAGACCGCGGAAAAAAGGGCGACGCCCGTGCTGTTGGCGACGCTTTGCACGAGTGCGCCGGCGACGGTGGCGCCCACGGTATGCGAGAGCGTGTTAAGAATAAGAATCGCGGAGATCGGCCGATCCGGATCGAGCTTCATGCGCATTAACAGTGCGCCCACGGGCTTGCCCGCACGGCGGAGGCTCTCGATGCGCCCCATCGGCGTCGAAAGAAGCGCCGCCTCCGCCAACGAACAGAAGAAGCTCGTAATAAGCGTCACGGCGACGACGATTCCGATGACGGAAATCAAGGCGCGGCTCGGCGCGCGAGACGATTGGCGCGGCGGATGGGAACAGAATCAGGTTTTGAAGGTGATGCTTTGTCCATGAACTCGTCGGCCTATGGTTACGGGCAAAGCGTGGTGCGTGTCAATGAGGAGAAGGCTGGAAGGTCTCGCAACGCCGGGTTCGAGAATCACGTTCGATTCGTTACGGCGTTAACGCCGATGAAACGAGTCCCCGTTCGTGGCGTTGTTTCCACCAATTCACGTTTTCGAGCGACGCGCGCGCCGCGTCGCCGTTGCGCGTCGAGGTCGGGATGTGGATGACAAGGCCCTCCTCGGCGCGCGCGCCCGGCGTCAGATGGTTTTTCGTCGCGATACGCGCGGGCGAGACGCCGTATTCCGACGCGATCGCGTTCAGCGACTGGTAGTTCGTCACCTTGTGGCGGTAGATGTACGACACGCGGTAACGCCGCGTCTCGCGAAGGCGCGTGAGGTATTCGTCCACCGGCGCATGCGGCAAACGCACCGTTACGGGCACGCCCTCGTCCGCGCGGGTCGTCATGATCGAAGGATTCATCGCGCCGACGACGTCCGGATCGAGATCGAGATCGAGCGCCAGCGCGGAAAGGTCGATCTCGCCCTGCACGTCCACGACGACCGACGGCGCGTCCTTGCTGGGCGGTTCCTCGAAACCGAAGTGCGCGAGGTTCTGATACACGATCGCCGCCGCGAAAAAACGTGCGACGTAATCGTAGGTCTCGCGCGGGATCGTCATCCCCTGCGCGGATGAGCCGTGCGGCGACAGATCCCAGAACGAACGGACCGAATCGTCGGATGCGAGCGCCGACTCGATGAACATCTCGCCGGCGTTGTATCCGGCAAGCGCGGCCTCGATGTCACCGTCGAACATTTCGAGCAGATCGCGCAGATACGCGGCGGCGGCGTAGGTTTCGAGCGCCGCGTCGAAGCGCTGATCGACCGCGTCCGTGACGACGAGGTTGTAGCGCCGCGCGGTTGACGGGATGAACTGCCACAGGCCCGCGGCGTTCGCGTGGGAGACGCGCGTGGGATCGACCGCGCTTTCAATCATCGCGACGCACACCAATTCGCGCGGCAGGCCGTATGCGTCAAGGACGGACTCGATGTGCCGGCGATACCTGGCGAGCCGCGCGAGATAGATTTCGTACTGGCGGCGGCCGTCGCCGTGCGCGTACCACGCGACGATGCGATCGACGTCGGCGCGGCGATGCGGCGGCGCGCGATCGAGCCGCGCGGCCAGATCGCCGAACGCGAAATAACGCGCGGGCTTTTCCTCGGCGAGCGGATCGTAGCCCCGATGCACGATGACGCGCGGCATGTCTTTGGCCGCAAGCTTGGCGAGGATGATGCGCCCGGCCGCGTCGACCAGGCGCGCGTGGTAGTGCTCCACCATCGGGCGCTTGTAGAGATTCGCGGTCAGATCGCGCAGGCGCTCGCCCGCTTCGGTGTAGGCGGCGTCGGCCTCTTCGATTTCGAGATCGGCGAGCGCCTCGTCGATTGTCTGGATGTACGCCTCCAGGTCGCGGTCTTCGCGCAGCGCGAAAACGTCGGTGCCGGGCACGGCGGACGCGCGCGCGCACGCGACCGAAAGGACGAGTGCGCCGGCAAAAACGACGCCGCGCGGAATCTGGTGGGCGTTAATCAACATGGCGCAAGAAAGCCGCGTGATTTTAGCACAACCGCGCGAAACGTCGAATCGCGTCAGGCGGCGGCGCGCTTGCGGTGCGTGATGAATTTCGGCTTGAAGGTGACGACCATCGTGGGCAGCAGAATCAGGCCGCCGAGCATCGAGACGGTCATCCAGAACGCCAGCAGGATGCCCATCTCCGCCTGAAAGCGCAGGAAGCTGAACGCCCAGAACACGATGCCCGCCACCATCGTCGCGGCTGTGAAAAACACCGCGCGCCCGGCGGTGAGCATGGCGTGCTGCGTCGCGGCCCGGAGGTCTCCCGTCTGGTCGTAGTATTCCTCCACGCGCCCCAGGACGTAGAGGCCGTAATCGACGCCAAGCCCCACGCCGAGGGCCACGACCGGCAGCGCGTTGACGTCAAGGCCGATGCCGAGCGCGCCCATGAGCGCGTAGGTGAGGTAGTTCGAGATCGCAATAGGCACCAGGAAATAGACGCCGGCGAAAAACGAACGGTACGCAATCACGCAGCAGAGGAACACAAAGCTAAAGGCGAGGATCGTGACCTTCGCCTCGGAGACGACGATGGTCTCGTTGACGGCGGCGAGCAAGCCGCCGAGGTTGCCGGCGAGCTTGAATTCGGCGCCCGGCAGCGGATGCGCGTCGATAAATTCCCGGGCCTTGGCGATGACCGCGCGCAGGGTTTCGCCCTTGTGATCGCGCAGGTACACCGCGATGTTCGCGTCCTGCATGCGGCGGTCAATGAAGCGGTCCAGATCGCCGGGCTCCGCGCCCTGATAGAGCATGCCGAGATAGAATCCGGAGTCGCGCAGGTTTTCGGGCAGCAGCTCCCACTTGGGGTGGCTTGAGTGCATGATCTTGACGAGCTCGGGCACGAGGTCCGCGATCGAGCTTGTGAACGATACCTCCGGCATCGCCTCGAGCTCGCGCTGGAACGCCTCGATCGTGCGAAGGATCTCCGGACTTTTCATGCGGTCGCGCTCGTCGCCCGCGACGACGATCGAAAGGATCTCCGTCTTGCCGAAGCGGTCGAAGATCGCTCGCGTGTCCTTGTTGTATTCCGATTCCGGCCAGAGCATGGGCGTGCCGGGATGCACGTCGCCGATCACGAGATTGCGCGCGAAAATGATCCCGATGACGAAAACGACGATCGTTACGGCGAGAATGGTCTTCTGATGGCGTTCGGTGCTGGCGTGCGACATCGCGCGCAAGATGCGGTCGAGGATGCCCGTTCGCGCGTGGCTCTTTTTCGGCGGCGGCAGGAACGAGAGCAGCACCGGATTCAGGATCATATCCGTGACGGCGATCGACATGATCCAGAAGCCGCCCATGATCGCGAGCTTTTGCATCAGCGGAATCGGCGTTACGGCGACGATGAACACGCCCGCGGCGTCGGTGATGATCGAGACCAGGCCCGGCTTGGACAAGCCGCCCAGCGTGGCGATCGCCGACTCGCGCCGGTCGTGGTGTTTGTCGAATTCCTCCGTGTAGCGCTCGATGAGCTGAACGGAGTGCGACAGCGCGCGCGCGCTGATGATGAACGGCACGACGATGACAAGCGGGTTGAAATGGTAGCTGCCGACGTTGAACAGGTCGATCGCGCGCGTGTCCGCCAGCCAATCGAGGAAGCCAAGGAATCCGAGACCCCAGATCGCGGAGAGGAAGGCGGTCACAAGCGGAATGACGACGCCCACGACGTTGCGGAAATACAGGATGAGCGCGATAACGATCGCGGCCACCGTCAGGAAAAAGATCCAGACGAGTTGGGGATACTGGCGCGCGATCCAGCCGAGCATGATCGGCCGCCCGATCATGCGAACGGTGTGATTCGCGTCTTCCTCCGCGGCGGTGATCTTGTCGATCGCGTCAAATAGCGTGTCACCCGGCTCCCAGACCTCGTCCTTCGAAAATTCCCGGAGTGTCCTTAGCGCCTCCTCCACGTCGCGCCCTTCCGCCTGGGCCAGGTCGCGGACGACCGTTTCGATGGAATCGCTCGCGCTTTGCAGGCCCTTTTCGAAAAAGCCCGCGATGATCATGAGCGCCTTGTCGTCCGCGGACACGAGCGTGCCGTGATAGCGGCCGCTCGCGTAGATCTTCCGGCGCAGTTCGTCGAGT
The bacterium DNA segment above includes these coding regions:
- a CDS encoding hemolysin family protein; amino-acid sequence: MISVIGIVVAVTLITSFFCSLAEAALLSTPMGRIESLRRAGKPVGALLMRMKLDPDRPISAILILNTLSHTVGATVAGALVQSVANSTGVALFSAVFTLAILLLSEVLPKTIGVVHANLISPLIARPIWVLIVVLWPLVKICELTVRFVRPSARSAFTHSEEDILSEARLAAGSGAILHEEVEWMANMLKLNDLTVKEIMTPRPVVFYVEEDITLREVMKRVPQWNYSRIPVARENDLDHAVGVVMTRKILEEIAQDHFDKRVGDLMQDVDFVPESMRAHVLLKEFVTRKTHMFLVVDEYGGTEGVVTLEDVIEVMIGTQIVDETDRYTNLREVAKQRAQAFMRQLKKAP
- a CDS encoding transglycosylase SLT domain-containing protein; the encoded protein is MLINAHQIPRGVVFAGALVLSVACARASAVPGTDVFALREDRDLEAYIQTIDEALADLEIEEADAAYTEAGERLRDLTANLYKRPMVEHYHARLVDAAGRIILAKLAAKDMPRVIVHRGYDPLAEEKPARYFAFGDLAARLDRAPPHRRADVDRIVAWYAHGDGRRQYEIYLARLARYRRHIESVLDAYGLPRELVCVAMIESAVDPTRVSHANAAGLWQFIPSTARRYNLVVTDAVDQRFDAALETYAAAAYLRDLLEMFDGDIEAALAGYNAGEMFIESALASDDSVRSFWDLSPHGSSAQGMTIPRETYDYVARFFAAAIVYQNLAHFGFEEPPSKDAPSVVVDVQGEIDLSALALDLDLDPDVVGAMNPSIMTTRADEGVPVTVRLPHAPVDEYLTRLRETRRYRVSYIYRHKVTNYQSLNAIASEYGVSPARIATKNHLTPGARAEEGLVIHIPTSTRNGDAARASLENVNWWKQRHERGLVSSALTP
- a CDS encoding MMPL family transporter codes for the protein MSADPKAPRLPSQTHPIGRFIIHRRVPVLAVIAALSVVFSYFMMRVELKTPTIELFPKNHPYVQTYVAYEEIFGGANVIVLSLEVNEGDVFNTETLAKLKRITKGLELLPAVNNYSVLSLAQRKTKITTVDEIAGFKSDPVMWPDVPETQEELDELRRKIYASGRYHGTLVSADDKALMIIAGFFEKGLQSASDSIETVVRDLAQAEGRDVEEALRTLREFSKDEVWEPGDTLFDAIDKITAAEEDANHTVRMIGRPIMLGWIARQYPQLVWIFFLTVAAIVIALILYFRNVVGVVIPLVTAFLSAIWGLGFLGFLDWLADTRAIDLFNVGSYHFNPLVIVVPFIISARALSHSVQLIERYTEEFDKHHDRRESAIATLGGLSKPGLVSIITDAAGVFIVAVTPIPLMQKLAIMGGFWIMSIAVTDMILNPVLLSFLPPPKKSHARTGILDRILRAMSHASTERHQKTILAVTIVVFVIGIIFARNLVIGDVHPGTPMLWPESEYNKDTRAIFDRFGKTEILSIVVAGDERDRMKSPEILRTIEAFQRELEAMPEVSFTSSIADLVPELVKIMHSSHPKWELLPENLRDSGFYLGMLYQGAEPGDLDRFIDRRMQDANIAVYLRDHKGETLRAVIAKAREFIDAHPLPGAEFKLAGNLGGLLAAVNETIVVSEAKVTILAFSFVFLCCVIAYRSFFAGVYFLVPIAISNYLTYALMGALGIGLDVNALPVVALGVGLGVDYGLYVLGRVEEYYDQTGDLRAATQHAMLTAGRAVFFTAATMVAGIVFWAFSFLRFQAEMGILLAFWMTVSMLGGLILLPTMVVTFKPKFITHRKRAAA